One Candidatus Paceibacterota bacterium genomic window carries:
- a CDS encoding PQQ-dependent sugar dehydrogenase, translating into MKRIFILFIILVLVGTAAWYLFGTALTNNAGSSATSTDQQQDANGDSVQREAMQVIATDLAVPWDIAFLPGERMLVTERGGRLVEMDLDGEDQAHISVDGVVQSGEGGLLGIVLHPEFEQNQQIYLYMAQDTDRGVFENKVVRYRYNSGELSEEEVVIEGIEGAQYHDGGRMEFGPDGLLYVTTGDAGLRDPAQDINSLSGKTLRVHPDGSIPSNNPFENEVYSYGHRNSQGLAWDESGRLWSTEHGRSGVQSGMDEINLIESGSNYGWPEIEGDETAEGMIAPAEHSGPDITWAPASATYWDGSIFFGGLRGAAVYEAVLDGEEVTEIRQHFFEEFGRIRTTRLGPDGYFYFTTSNRDGRGESSTDDDRIIRVDPEQVFRN; encoded by the coding sequence ATGAAGCGGATATTTATATTATTTATAATTCTGGTGCTCGTTGGCACTGCGGCGTGGTACTTATTTGGAACAGCCCTGACAAACAATGCAGGCTCAAGTGCAACAAGTACGGACCAGCAGCAAGACGCTAACGGTGATTCAGTCCAGAGGGAAGCAATGCAGGTTATTGCAACAGATCTTGCGGTTCCGTGGGATATTGCCTTCTTGCCCGGCGAGCGAATGCTGGTAACTGAGCGTGGTGGGAGACTTGTGGAAATGGATCTTGATGGGGAAGATCAAGCACACATCTCAGTCGATGGTGTTGTTCAGAGCGGTGAAGGCGGATTGCTTGGTATTGTTCTGCATCCTGAGTTTGAGCAAAATCAACAGATATATCTGTATATGGCCCAGGACACGGATAGAGGAGTGTTCGAGAATAAAGTTGTGCGCTATCGGTATAATAGTGGGGAGCTTTCTGAAGAGGAAGTGGTCATTGAGGGGATTGAAGGTGCGCAGTATCATGATGGCGGACGAATGGAGTTCGGCCCGGACGGTCTGCTTTATGTTACTACCGGCGATGCGGGACTGCGTGATCCGGCTCAAGATATAAATTCGCTTTCCGGTAAAACACTGCGTGTGCATCCGGACGGTTCAATACCGTCGAATAATCCATTTGAGAATGAAGTGTATTCTTACGGTCATCGAAATTCTCAAGGATTGGCCTGGGATGAGAGCGGACGCCTCTGGAGCACTGAGCACGGTCGTTCCGGTGTACAGAGTGGTATGGACGAGATCAATCTCATCGAGTCAGGCAGTAATTATGGCTGGCCGGAGATAGAGGGAGATGAGACCGCAGAGGGGATGATTGCGCCGGCAGAACATTCCGGCCCGGATATTACCTGGGCTCCGGCGAGTGCTACCTACTGGGACGGCAGTATCTTCTTTGGCGGTCTAAGAGGGGCGGCAGTGTATGAGGCGGTGCTCGATGGTGAGGAGGTAACGGAGATCCGTCAACATTTCTTTGAGGAATTTGGTCGGATTCGCACAACCAGACTTGGTCCGGACGGTTATTTCTACTTTACCACTTCAAATCGCGACGGCAGGGGCGAGTCTTCGACAGATGATGACCGCATAATACGTGTTGATCCTGAGCAAGTCTTTCGTAACTAA
- a CDS encoding DEAD/DEAH box helicase, translated as MERQNQSRSYGRSGSYGRGAASTGNRRSRPYNGGGNNRSRSRNGGGGFRSKGRGGGRRAGKQQIDIARFINRAEPAAEVKAYEPQHKFADFALDARLKSNIATKGYVDPTPIQDQIIKHVLEGKDVVGIANTGTGKTAAFLLPLIDKVLNNPKERVMVITPTRELAQQIEQELISFTKGLRIFATSCVGGAPIGRQISRLKRHNHFVIGTPGRLKDLVERRVLSLNGFNTLVLDEADRMLDMGFIDDMKQIMAGMPKERHTLFFSATMSKEITALISTFLKEPVTVSVKTGDTSKQVDQDVVRTRGADKLDVLHDLLNQSDFERVLVFGETKRGVEKLSALLTKRGIRAEAIHGNKSQSQRERALKKFKDGHAKVLVATDVAARGLDINNVSHVINYDTPQTYDDYVHRIGRTGRAGKTGKALTFIG; from the coding sequence ATGGAAAGACAGAATCAAAGTCGGTCATATGGCCGAAGTGGCTCATATGGACGAGGAGCTGCAAGTACAGGAAACAGACGTTCACGACCGTATAACGGTGGAGGAAATAATCGATCACGCTCACGTAACGGTGGTGGTGGTTTTCGAAGTAAAGGACGCGGAGGCGGTCGAAGAGCTGGAAAGCAGCAGATCGATATCGCACGCTTTATTAACCGAGCAGAACCGGCGGCAGAAGTTAAGGCATACGAGCCACAACACAAATTTGCTGACTTTGCGCTCGATGCTCGTCTAAAGAGCAACATTGCTACGAAGGGCTATGTTGACCCAACACCGATTCAGGATCAGATCATCAAACATGTTCTTGAGGGTAAGGATGTGGTAGGGATCGCTAACACCGGAACCGGTAAGACGGCAGCATTTCTGCTTCCTCTCATTGATAAGGTATTAAATAATCCGAAAGAGCGGGTAATGGTTATTACGCCGACTCGTGAGCTTGCCCAGCAGATCGAGCAAGAACTTATTTCGTTTACGAAAGGACTACGTATTTTTGCCACATCATGTGTCGGAGGTGCGCCGATCGGACGACAGATCTCACGCTTGAAACGACACAATCACTTTGTGATCGGAACTCCCGGTCGACTGAAGGACCTGGTAGAGCGACGAGTGCTTTCTCTGAACGGCTTTAATACGCTTGTTCTGGACGAGGCTGATCGGATGCTTGATATGGGATTTATCGATGACATGAAACAGATCATGGCCGGTATGCCTAAAGAGCGTCATACGCTGTTCTTCTCGGCAACAATGTCGAAGGAGATCACGGCGCTCATCAGCACATTCTTGAAGGAACCGGTAACTGTTTCAGTAAAAACCGGTGACACCTCAAAGCAGGTGGATCAGGATGTTGTGCGAACGCGAGGTGCGGACAAACTTGATGTTCTTCACGATCTCTTGAATCAATCAGATTTCGAACGTGTACTTGTTTTTGGTGAGACCAAGCGTGGTGTTGAGAAACTCTCTGCCTTGCTTACCAAACGCGGTATTCGTGCGGAAGCTATTCACGGCAATAAAAGTCAATCTCAACGTGAGCGAGCATTGAAGAAATTTAAAGACGGACACGCCAAAGTATTGGTGGCAACTGATGTTGCTGCTCGCGGACTCGATATTAATAACGTCTCGCACGTTATCAACTACGATACTCCGCAAACCTACGATGACTACGTTCACCGTATCGGCCGAACAGGTCGCGCCGGAAAAACCGGAAAGGCACTGACGTTCATCGGATAA
- a CDS encoding peptidylprolyl isomerase has translation MNRITVFFILVFVVASAAGLVIWMSAQSEHEDLLDRSRSDSVGSDSLIQASEDDRADTEHVTTNSEQATMGTKNVTLTTSKGDISMELYGDDFPNTVGNFVKLANEEFYDGIIFHRVIEGFMIQGGDPTGTGTGGPGYAFEDELKPESEAAQRGYARGTVAMANSGPDTNGSQFFIVHQDAPLPYQYTIFGRVTSGMDVVDAIATSETDGGDKPLEDIVIEKAVVEE, from the coding sequence ATGAATCGTATAACAGTATTTTTTATTCTTGTGTTTGTCGTGGCTAGTGCTGCCGGACTCGTGATCTGGATGAGCGCTCAGAGTGAACACGAAGATCTATTGGACCGCTCTCGCTCAGACAGTGTTGGTTCGGATAGTCTCATTCAAGCATCAGAGGATGATCGCGCAGATACAGAGCACGTTACAACTAATTCAGAACAAGCTACTATGGGAACAAAAAACGTAACGCTTACAACATCGAAGGGAGATATTTCAATGGAATTATATGGCGATGATTTTCCAAACACGGTCGGTAACTTCGTAAAACTTGCTAACGAGGAATTTTATGACGGCATTATATTTCACCGGGTTATTGAGGGATTTATGATCCAGGGAGGTGATCCGACAGGCACAGGGACCGGCGGACCCGGGTACGCCTTTGAGGACGAGCTTAAACCGGAGTCAGAAGCTGCTCAGCGCGGCTATGCCAGAGGAACAGTGGCGATGGCAAACAGTGGTCCGGATACGAACGGAAGTCAGTTCTTCATTGTGCACCAAGATGCACCGCTTCCGTATCAATACACGATCTTTGGCCGGGTTACGAGTGGCATGGATGTTGTCGATGCCATAGCAACAAGTGAGACTGATGGGGGTGACAAGCCTCTGGAAGACATAGTGATCGAAAAGGCTGTTGTTGAAGAATAA
- a CDS encoding M23 family metallopeptidase produces MISSRAFKYTIIGLLVVVSVASWYFTISIYQNNKADIITAVADIAHELALPFHMARMAAREPVTELPVPVYGVVLDQIDDTWGAARSEGRTHDGTDIFATRGTPVFSATEGYVTRTNIGTRGGINVMVAGPGGLNYYYAHLERIADGIRRGQAVTTDTVLGFVGNSGNATNTPPHLHFALYPERWDAVNPYPLLVDRWD; encoded by the coding sequence ATGATATCTTCTCGTGCATTTAAATATACGATCATTGGACTGCTTGTTGTTGTGAGTGTTGCTAGTTGGTATTTCACGATCTCCATTTATCAGAATAATAAGGCGGATATTATTACTGCAGTTGCTGATATTGCTCATGAACTAGCTCTACCGTTCCATATGGCCCGAATGGCTGCGCGAGAGCCTGTTACTGAATTGCCGGTGCCGGTCTACGGGGTGGTGCTTGATCAGATCGACGACACGTGGGGTGCGGCACGTAGCGAGGGTCGGACGCACGACGGGACTGACATTTTTGCCACGCGAGGAACGCCGGTTTTCTCCGCAACTGAGGGATATGTTACTCGAACGAATATTGGTACACGTGGTGGTATTAACGTAATGGTGGCCGGTCCGGGCGGGTTGAATTATTACTACGCACATCTAGAGCGGATCGCTGACGGTATTAGACGTGGACAGGCGGTGACCACTGATACGGTGCTTGGTTTTGTTGGTAACTCCGGCAATGCAACGAATACACCGCCGCATCTTCATTTTGCTCTGTATCCCGAACGATGGGACGCGGTTAATCCGTATCCGTTACTCGTTGATCGCTGGGATTAG
- a CDS encoding vitamin K epoxide reductase family protein has translation MKNRFPASLQLYFGLLLFGVAGFFLTLFLYPPTGFYGFVLFVALGGFGVAANIFRTKRSGEELVCPSGSDCNVVVNSRFSKFFGIPLEILGMTYFALIAISYSILLFIPQAIEGNLLLVVALATMAAALFSLYLLFVQAFLLGAWCIWCILSSMFSLVIFAISFVTLERAGVPVYDFLMSIEGLLEFLKFFGYTLGVGASTSAVMLFFNFLRDLDISDKELTTLKGLTELVWAGFGFVLVTLLISFIMLISVEVEPLTSVAAPLVTQIVVLLTLGFTLAVLMILYAPFLVFMPFATKKDSCAEWLNALRLPTFIVGGLVLASWYYAFTLNFLPEYSLSLLLGAYGIILAVAAAVAWLVERRFRAVKQGNE, from the coding sequence ATGAAAAATCGTTTTCCGGCCTCGCTTCAGTTATACTTCGGTTTGCTTTTGTTTGGGGTTGCAGGGTTCTTTCTCACGCTATTTTTGTATCCGCCTACCGGGTTTTACGGCTTCGTTCTATTCGTTGCACTTGGAGGTTTCGGGGTTGCTGCCAATATTTTTAGGACCAAGCGATCGGGTGAAGAGCTGGTCTGCCCAAGTGGTTCCGATTGTAACGTGGTGGTCAATAGTCGGTTTTCGAAGTTCTTTGGTATCCCGCTTGAGATCCTTGGGATGACCTACTTCGCCTTAATTGCGATATCGTACTCAATTCTCCTTTTTATTCCGCAGGCCATTGAAGGAAACCTACTTCTTGTTGTCGCACTAGCGACAATGGCGGCAGCACTTTTTTCGCTGTACTTGTTGTTCGTGCAAGCATTCTTGCTCGGCGCATGGTGCATTTGGTGCATTCTTTCTTCTATGTTCTCGCTGGTGATCTTTGCGATATCGTTTGTTACGCTTGAGCGCGCCGGTGTGCCGGTCTATGATTTTCTCATGAGCATAGAGGGGTTGCTTGAGTTTCTCAAATTCTTTGGTTATACCTTGGGAGTAGGGGCGTCTACAAGCGCTGTTATGCTCTTCTTTAATTTCTTGAGAGACTTGGACATAAGCGATAAGGAGCTTACAACCCTCAAAGGACTCACTGAACTTGTGTGGGCCGGATTTGGCTTTGTGCTTGTGACACTTCTGATATCCTTTATCATGCTGATCTCTGTTGAGGTAGAGCCTCTGACATCTGTTGCTGCTCCGCTGGTAACTCAGATCGTTGTGCTCCTAACACTCGGCTTTACTCTTGCTGTGTTGATGATCTTGTACGCACCGTTCCTTGTATTCATGCCGTTCGCTACTAAGAAAGATTCGTGTGCTGAGTGGTTGAACGCACTACGACTTCCGACGTTTATTGTTGGTGGCCTTGTACTTGCAAGTTGGTACTATGCGTTCACGCTTAATTTCCTCCCGGAGTATTCGCTTTCTCTGCTCCTTGGCGCATACGGTATAATACTTGCCGTTGCCGCTGCTGTTGCTTGGTTGGTGGAGCGTCGGTTTCGGGCGGTTAAGCAAGGAAATGAGTAG